One Helianthus annuus cultivar XRQ/B chromosome 12, HanXRQr2.0-SUNRISE, whole genome shotgun sequence genomic region harbors:
- the LOC110919845 gene encoding uncharacterized protein LOC110919845 isoform X2, with protein MAELSSPHNVEGENPEQPLVAEEEEEGAAGGGLPALKWTRKSFDRLMLEVQMPSEYGAQYPSEGDTGADAPAGYVTMWSDFFGDCNLRLPLTVFVMDILEWYKVHISQVSPLGMIRIRNFEFTFRALGIEPTVGDFRRFYQMTVSMGFFSFRLRDGTPKLMTPPKGMTMWKKKFFYIKSAALAVDMTFRNVTETIITETIAMPSLKSVQWFPQLQTIESVKLTNTQLWLLRMMLRRGKNSKPVVREKSGEDAPAWRMFAPDFEGTVETVVCADGEQDHNTLIRSNFRVPTAAALAVELPVGKGDLGALGDPEAKGVPKRQTVKGVRFRQKKIKEVTTVPHLVPQAAAAESHSGAAKKQAEEAAAEGTAAGPPVIGEKRRPEQKAAGGVETKRRRLVTKRSAPAQKKPAVVVERQDEDFSIFDAPESPPRAMGAGGTEVPSTPPVKVVPESTVQKEGTAENAAAQIFDTVDSSNNLISPNEGDDLSLRFAATGKQHSDAEPQKTGDEARQHDAGPQKSAVDKGTSSSAGGAGYDGPPIQPGESELEYYYRTYSQDRSTLYHRPPWTVLQGDDIANDPAACREILGGLGTPFEVERARAAPRELRINQLSTMLVGSSIVANAILEDYKVLGRREEEAARMRAEAEKLVEAARAGAEQLEKDKAAFEKQKQTSEWAAAARLKQVRTLAKLLADERKSWNEKMSNERKKWNASWAKQNDILFHARQELTNAKAANATLSQEKAAAEAVSVKALQAKADALKALAEAKEAGARASKALEEAAEKESRSSKALEEVNAERIRLDKVVSSLQAEVQARAVAVTDLTARVSDAEKRADAAAEAKDVLVSSFNQLEADREWLRTHGIARIVEAIMNAPETSSGLDLVKERARDAGFKAGYNRCIGHINVLSAGGYTDQASGFRDVDTEGRLKAAVASFYDTPLACVGELDECLEVADYVDRLRMLYPDVEEEEPAGGAGGDAGTSGTK; from the exons ATGGCTGAACTATCTAGTCCACATAATGTGGAGGgcgaaaaccctgaacagccttTAGTggccgaagaagaagaagagggggCTGCCGGTGGTGGATTACCGGCGCTGAAGTGGACCAGAAAAAGCTTTGATCGCCTTATGCTTGAGGTCCAAATGCCCTCGGAATATGGGGCTCAGTACCCATCagagggtgatactggtgccgacgctccggccggttatgtgaccatgtggtCCGATTTCTTCGGAGATTGTAACCTCCGACTACCGTTGACGGTGTTTGTTATGGATatcttggagtggtacaaggtccacatttctcaagtgaGTCCGCTTGGGATGATTCggattcgtaattttgagtttaccttccgtgctcttggcatagagcctaccgttggagacttccgacggttttatcagatgacagtgtccatggggttcttttctttccgtctaCGAGACGGTACCCCAAAGCTGATGACTCCCCCtaaggggatgacgatgtggaagaagaagTTCTTCTATATCAAGTCTGCTGCCCTTGCTGTGgatatgacgtttcggaatgtgaccgagacgatcataacAGAGACCATTGCGATGCCCAGTTTGAAATCAGTGCAATGGTTCCCGCAACTGCAGACTATTGAGTCTGTGAAGTTGACCAACACGCAACTATGGCTGTTGCGTATGATGTTGAGGAGGGGCAAGAACTCGAAACCCGTGGTGCGGGAAAAGagcggtg AAGATGCTCccgcatggaggatgtttgctCCGGATTTCGAGGGTACGGTTGAGACCGTAGTTTGTGCGGATGGTGAACAGGATCACAACACTCTCATCCgtagtaacttccgggtgcctactgcggctgcactggcagttgagttgccAGTAGGCAAAG gtgatcttggggccttgggggaccctgaagcgaaaggtgtgcctaagaggcaaactgtgaaaggcgtgcgctttcgccaaaagaagataaaggaggtcactactgtgcctcatctggtgccgcaggcagcag CCGCGGAGTCACATTCtggtgctgcgaagaagcaggcaGAAGAGGCGGCTGCGGAAGGGACAGCTGCGGGTCCCCCTGTGATTGGTGAGAAGAGGaggccagagcagaaagctgctggtggtgttgaAACCAAACGTCGGAGACTAGTAACCAAAAGGTCTGCTCCGGCGCAGAAAAAACCTGCGGTTGTCGTTG AGCGTCAGgatgaagatttttctatcttcgatgCTCCGGAGTCCCCTCCGCGTGCCATGGGTGCGGGTGGAACGGAGGTGCCGTCGACACCTCCCGTCAAGGTGGTACCTGAGTCAACCGTGCAgaaggagggtaccgcagagaatgcTGCGGCCCAGATATTTGATACTGTCGACTCATCCAACAacctgatctctcccaatgagggagacGATTTGAGTTTGCGGTTCGCTGCTACCGGGAAGCAACATTCTGATGCTGAACCGCAAAAAACTGGCGATGAagcgcggcagcatgatgctgggCCGCAGAAGTCTGCGGTTGATAAGGGTACCAGTTCGTCGGCCGGTGGTGCGGGGtatgacgggcctccaattcagcctggggagtctgaattggagtattactaccgcacctacTCCCAGGATCGCAGTACGCTGTAccatcgacccccctggactgtattgcagggggatgatattgctAACGACCCTGCGGCCTGCAGGGAGATCCTGGGCGGTCTTGGGACCCCCTTTGAAGTTGAGCGGGCTCGTGCCGCACCGCGggagctgcgtataaaccagctTTCGACCATGTTGGTAGGGTCTTCCATTGTggctaatgccattttggaagattataaggtgctgggtcgccgcgaggaggaggctgctcgtatgcgggcggaagccgagaagttggtcgaggctgctcgtgcgggtgcagagcagctcgagaaggataaagctgcttttgagaagcagaagcagacttcggaatgggctgccgctgcccggctaaaacaggtgcgtacccttgctaaacttcttgctgatgagcgcaaaagttggaatgaaaaaatgtccaatgagcgcaagaagtggaatgcatcgtgggctaagcagaatgacattctgtttcatgctcggcaggagCTGACCAATGCTAAGGCAGCGAATGCTACCTTGAGCcaggagaaggctgcggctgaggccgTTTCTGTGaaagcgctgcaggcgaaggccgacgccctgaaggcgcttgcagaggccaaagaagccggggctcgtgcctcaaaggcccttgaagaggccgcgGAGAAGGAGAGCCGTTCTTCCAAGGCTCTGGAAGAGgtgaatgcggagcgcattcgtttggataaggttgtttccagccttcag gctgaggttcaggcccgggcggttgcggttacggaccttactgcccgcgtgtctgaTGCGGAGAAGCGAGCCGACGCTGCCGCTGAGGCCAAGGATgtcttggtgtcctcttttaaccagctggaagctgaccgtgagtggcTGCGGACTCACGGTATTGCGCGT attgtcgaGGCTATCATGAATGCTCCTGAGACCTcatctggtttggacctggttaaggagcgtgcgcgcgatgctggcttcaaggctggttataaccgctgcattgggcatatcaatgtattgtccgcaggcggttatactgatcaggcatccgggttccggGATGTAGATACCGAGggtcgtctgaaagcggccgtagcctccttttatgacacgccccttgcctgtgtaggggagctggacgagtgtttggaggttgcggactatgttgaccgcttgcggatgctttaccctgatgtggaagaggaagaacccgctggtggtgccggaggagacgcggggaccagcggtacaaaatag
- the LOC110919845 gene encoding uncharacterized protein LOC110919845 isoform X1 — MAELSSPHNVEGENPEQPLVAEEEEEGAAGGGLPALKWTRKSFDRLMLEVQMPSEYGAQYPSEGDTGADAPAGYVTMWSDFFGDCNLRLPLTVFVMDILEWYKVHISQVSPLGMIRIRNFEFTFRALGIEPTVGDFRRFYQMTVSMGFFSFRLRDGTPKLMTPPKGMTMWKKKFFYIKSAALAVDMTFRNVTETIITETIAMPSLKSVQWFPQLQTIESVKLTNTQLWLLRMMLRRGKNSKPVVREKSGEDAPAWRMFAPDFEGTVETVVCADGEQDHNTLIRSNFRVPTAAALAVELPVGKGDLGALGDPEAKGVPKRQTVKGVRFRQKKIKEVTTVPHLVPQAAGISHSSFRRHKDYVIVSDTLEGLSTAAESHSGAAKKQAEEAAAEGTAAGPPVIGEKRRPEQKAAGGVETKRRRLVTKRSAPAQKKPAVVVERQDEDFSIFDAPESPPRAMGAGGTEVPSTPPVKVVPESTVQKEGTAENAAAQIFDTVDSSNNLISPNEGDDLSLRFAATGKQHSDAEPQKTGDEARQHDAGPQKSAVDKGTSSSAGGAGYDGPPIQPGESELEYYYRTYSQDRSTLYHRPPWTVLQGDDIANDPAACREILGGLGTPFEVERARAAPRELRINQLSTMLVGSSIVANAILEDYKVLGRREEEAARMRAEAEKLVEAARAGAEQLEKDKAAFEKQKQTSEWAAAARLKQVRTLAKLLADERKSWNEKMSNERKKWNASWAKQNDILFHARQELTNAKAANATLSQEKAAAEAVSVKALQAKADALKALAEAKEAGARASKALEEAAEKESRSSKALEEVNAERIRLDKVVSSLQAEVQARAVAVTDLTARVSDAEKRADAAAEAKDVLVSSFNQLEADREWLRTHGIARIVEAIMNAPETSSGLDLVKERARDAGFKAGYNRCIGHINVLSAGGYTDQASGFRDVDTEGRLKAAVASFYDTPLACVGELDECLEVADYVDRLRMLYPDVEEEEPAGGAGGDAGTSGTK; from the exons ATGGCTGAACTATCTAGTCCACATAATGTGGAGGgcgaaaaccctgaacagccttTAGTggccgaagaagaagaagagggggCTGCCGGTGGTGGATTACCGGCGCTGAAGTGGACCAGAAAAAGCTTTGATCGCCTTATGCTTGAGGTCCAAATGCCCTCGGAATATGGGGCTCAGTACCCATCagagggtgatactggtgccgacgctccggccggttatgtgaccatgtggtCCGATTTCTTCGGAGATTGTAACCTCCGACTACCGTTGACGGTGTTTGTTATGGATatcttggagtggtacaaggtccacatttctcaagtgaGTCCGCTTGGGATGATTCggattcgtaattttgagtttaccttccgtgctcttggcatagagcctaccgttggagacttccgacggttttatcagatgacagtgtccatggggttcttttctttccgtctaCGAGACGGTACCCCAAAGCTGATGACTCCCCCtaaggggatgacgatgtggaagaagaagTTCTTCTATATCAAGTCTGCTGCCCTTGCTGTGgatatgacgtttcggaatgtgaccgagacgatcataacAGAGACCATTGCGATGCCCAGTTTGAAATCAGTGCAATGGTTCCCGCAACTGCAGACTATTGAGTCTGTGAAGTTGACCAACACGCAACTATGGCTGTTGCGTATGATGTTGAGGAGGGGCAAGAACTCGAAACCCGTGGTGCGGGAAAAGagcggtg AAGATGCTCccgcatggaggatgtttgctCCGGATTTCGAGGGTACGGTTGAGACCGTAGTTTGTGCGGATGGTGAACAGGATCACAACACTCTCATCCgtagtaacttccgggtgcctactgcggctgcactggcagttgagttgccAGTAGGCAAAG gtgatcttggggccttgggggaccctgaagcgaaaggtgtgcctaagaggcaaactgtgaaaggcgtgcgctttcgccaaaagaagataaaggaggtcactactgtgcctcatctggtgccgcaggcagcaggtatctctcattcctcttttcgtcgacacaaggattatgtgatagtatctgatacccttgagggtttgagtACAGCCGCGGAGTCACATTCtggtgctgcgaagaagcaggcaGAAGAGGCGGCTGCGGAAGGGACAGCTGCGGGTCCCCCTGTGATTGGTGAGAAGAGGaggccagagcagaaagctgctggtggtgttgaAACCAAACGTCGGAGACTAGTAACCAAAAGGTCTGCTCCGGCGCAGAAAAAACCTGCGGTTGTCGTTG AGCGTCAGgatgaagatttttctatcttcgatgCTCCGGAGTCCCCTCCGCGTGCCATGGGTGCGGGTGGAACGGAGGTGCCGTCGACACCTCCCGTCAAGGTGGTACCTGAGTCAACCGTGCAgaaggagggtaccgcagagaatgcTGCGGCCCAGATATTTGATACTGTCGACTCATCCAACAacctgatctctcccaatgagggagacGATTTGAGTTTGCGGTTCGCTGCTACCGGGAAGCAACATTCTGATGCTGAACCGCAAAAAACTGGCGATGAagcgcggcagcatgatgctgggCCGCAGAAGTCTGCGGTTGATAAGGGTACCAGTTCGTCGGCCGGTGGTGCGGGGtatgacgggcctccaattcagcctggggagtctgaattggagtattactaccgcacctacTCCCAGGATCGCAGTACGCTGTAccatcgacccccctggactgtattgcagggggatgatattgctAACGACCCTGCGGCCTGCAGGGAGATCCTGGGCGGTCTTGGGACCCCCTTTGAAGTTGAGCGGGCTCGTGCCGCACCGCGggagctgcgtataaaccagctTTCGACCATGTTGGTAGGGTCTTCCATTGTggctaatgccattttggaagattataaggtgctgggtcgccgcgaggaggaggctgctcgtatgcgggcggaagccgagaagttggtcgaggctgctcgtgcgggtgcagagcagctcgagaaggataaagctgcttttgagaagcagaagcagacttcggaatgggctgccgctgcccggctaaaacaggtgcgtacccttgctaaacttcttgctgatgagcgcaaaagttggaatgaaaaaatgtccaatgagcgcaagaagtggaatgcatcgtgggctaagcagaatgacattctgtttcatgctcggcaggagCTGACCAATGCTAAGGCAGCGAATGCTACCTTGAGCcaggagaaggctgcggctgaggccgTTTCTGTGaaagcgctgcaggcgaaggccgacgccctgaaggcgcttgcagaggccaaagaagccggggctcgtgcctcaaaggcccttgaagaggccgcgGAGAAGGAGAGCCGTTCTTCCAAGGCTCTGGAAGAGgtgaatgcggagcgcattcgtttggataaggttgtttccagccttcag gctgaggttcaggcccgggcggttgcggttacggaccttactgcccgcgtgtctgaTGCGGAGAAGCGAGCCGACGCTGCCGCTGAGGCCAAGGATgtcttggtgtcctcttttaaccagctggaagctgaccgtgagtggcTGCGGACTCACGGTATTGCGCGT attgtcgaGGCTATCATGAATGCTCCTGAGACCTcatctggtttggacctggttaaggagcgtgcgcgcgatgctggcttcaaggctggttataaccgctgcattgggcatatcaatgtattgtccgcaggcggttatactgatcaggcatccgggttccggGATGTAGATACCGAGggtcgtctgaaagcggccgtagcctccttttatgacacgccccttgcctgtgtaggggagctggacgagtgtttggaggttgcggactatgttgaccgcttgcggatgctttaccctgatgtggaagaggaagaacccgctggtggtgccggaggagacgcggggaccagcggtacaaaatag